A section of the Nitrospirota bacterium genome encodes:
- the accC gene encoding acetyl-CoA carboxylase biotin carboxylase subunit yields the protein MKLFKKILIANRGEIAVRIIRACRELDIRTVTIFSDIEREALHVRLADESVCIGPASPTHSYLNIPAILSAAELTDSEAIHPGYGFLSENPHFAEACATSGITFIGPSPENMRMGGDKAKARQIMKRRGVPVVPGSDGPVESEEAALKIAKKIGFPVIIKASAGGGGRGMRIVREEEELTHAFHMAQRESLTAFGNSEVYVEKYLPSIRHVEVQILSDGKGNVIHLGERDCSVQRRHQKLIEEAPSPIATEKFRKKIGEFAIKAAKAIKYKNAGTIEFIVDQDQNVYFMEMNTRVQVEHPVTEELTGIDIIKEQIKIAAGVPLTFKQNQIKASGHSIECRINAEDPERFIPSPGKLTFFLPPGGPGVRVDTAGYTGWTVPSQYDSMIAKLIVHAKNRDEAIAKMKRALDEFIIEGIKTTIPFHKKVLNHPDFIKGNFATDFVERMSAPANGDETGKGGSKNGSAGE from the coding sequence ATGAAGCTCTTCAAGAAGATACTCATTGCCAACCGCGGCGAAATCGCCGTGCGCATCATCCGCGCCTGCCGCGAGCTCGATATCCGGACCGTCACCATCTTCTCCGACATCGAGCGGGAGGCGCTCCATGTCCGCCTCGCCGACGAGTCGGTCTGCATCGGCCCTGCCAGCCCCACGCACAGCTATCTGAACATACCGGCCATCCTGAGCGCAGCGGAGCTCACCGATTCGGAGGCGATCCATCCCGGCTACGGGTTTCTTTCCGAGAACCCGCACTTTGCCGAGGCCTGCGCAACGTCGGGCATCACCTTCATCGGACCGTCGCCCGAAAATATGCGTATGGGAGGAGACAAGGCGAAGGCGCGGCAGATCATGAAACGGCGCGGCGTGCCGGTGGTGCCGGGCAGCGACGGGCCGGTCGAGTCGGAAGAGGCGGCGCTGAAGATCGCGAAGAAGATAGGGTTCCCGGTCATCATTAAAGCGTCTGCCGGCGGCGGGGGCCGCGGCATGCGCATCGTGCGGGAGGAGGAAGAGCTTACCCATGCGTTCCATATGGCGCAGCGGGAGTCCCTGACCGCCTTCGGCAACAGCGAAGTCTATGTCGAAAAATACCTCCCCTCGATACGGCATGTGGAGGTCCAGATACTGTCCGACGGCAAGGGCAATGTGATCCACCTCGGCGAGCGCGACTGCTCGGTACAGCGGCGGCACCAGAAGCTGATCGAGGAGGCGCCGTCGCCCATCGCGACCGAGAAGTTCCGGAAGAAGATCGGCGAATTCGCGATCAAAGCGGCCAAGGCGATCAAGTACAAGAATGCCGGGACGATCGAGTTCATCGTCGACCAGGACCAGAACGTCTACTTCATGGAGATGAATACCCGGGTCCAGGTCGAGCACCCGGTGACGGAAGAGCTGACGGGCATCGATATCATCAAAGAGCAGATAAAGATTGCCGCCGGCGTGCCGCTGACCTTCAAGCAGAACCAGATCAAGGCCTCCGGCCACTCCATCGAGTGCAGGATCAACGCCGAAGACCCGGAGCGCTTCATCCCCTCGCCGGGCAAGCTGACCTTTTTCCTGCCGCCGGGCGGCCCGGGTGTCCGTGTCGATACCGCAGGGTATACGGGCTGGACCGTGCCTTCCCAGTACGACTCGATGATCGCCAAGCTGATCGTCCATGCAAAGAACAGGGACGAGGCGATAGCGAAGATGAAGCGCGCCCTCGACGAGTTCATTATCGAGGGGATCAAGACCACCATTCCGTTCCATAAGAAAGTGCTGAACCATCCCGACTTCATCAAGGGGAACTTCGCCACCGATTTCGTCGAGCGGATGTCTGCTCCGGCGAACGGCGACGAGACGGGAAAGGGCGGGAGCAAGAACGGGAGCGCCGGGGAGTAG
- the accB gene encoding acetyl-CoA carboxylase biotin carboxyl carrier protein: protein MELEELKELMSLLKDTDITELQVEKEGVKVKIRREKFFGHLEVHQPSPVEKKEISRAEEPEADGRLFTVTSPIVGTFYRSPTPEAGPFVEPGTKVKKGQVICIIEAMKLMNEIESDIDGVIVRALVENGHPVEYGEPLFLIDPVS, encoded by the coding sequence ATGGAGCTTGAAGAGCTGAAAGAGTTGATGAGTCTCTTGAAAGATACAGATATTACCGAGCTGCAGGTCGAAAAGGAAGGGGTCAAGGTAAAGATACGGCGGGAGAAGTTCTTCGGCCACCTCGAGGTCCACCAGCCCTCCCCGGTCGAGAAAAAGGAGATCTCCCGGGCCGAAGAGCCTGAAGCCGACGGAAGACTCTTCACCGTCACCTCGCCGATCGTCGGAACGTTCTACCGGTCGCCGACCCCCGAGGCAGGACCGTTTGTCGAGCCGGGGACCAAGGTCAAGAAGGGGCAGGTGATCTGCATCATCGAGGCGATGAAGCTGATGAACGAGATCGAGAGCGATATCGACGGCGTTATCGTCAGGGCGCTCGTCGAGAACGGGCATCCTGTCGAGTACGGCGAGCCCCTCTTCCTTATCGATCCGGTGAGCTAG